The proteins below come from a single Eucalyptus grandis isolate ANBG69807.140 chromosome 3, ASM1654582v1, whole genome shotgun sequence genomic window:
- the LOC104437014 gene encoding probable sucrose-phosphate synthase 1, producing the protein MAGNEWVNSYLEAILDVGPALDDPKSSSLLLRERGRFSPTRYFVEQVITGFDETDLHRSWLRAAATRSPQERNTRLENMCWRIWNLARKKKQLEGEEAQRIAKRRLEHERGRREATADMSEDLSSEGEKGDSATDISSQGGERMPRTGSVDIMDKWASRQKDCKLYLVLISLHGLVRGENLELGRDSDTGGQVKYVVELARALGTIPGVYRVDLLTRQISAPDVDWSYGEPTEMLRTRNSEFPLQEIGESSGSYIIRIPCGPRNKYVQKELLWPHIPEFVDGALSHITQMSKVLGEQIGGGRPVWPAAIHGHYADAGDAAALLSGALNVPMLFTGHSLGRDKLEQLLKQGRLAEEINTAYKIRRRIEAEELSLDTSEIIITSTRQEIEQQWRLYDGFDPVLERKLRARIKRGVSCHGRYMPRFVVIPPGMEFRNIVPHDGDMNGEVEKNPPIWPEIMRFFSNPRKPMILALARPDPKKNITTLVKAYGECHQLRELANLTLIMGNRDDLDEMSTTNAAVLLSILKLIDKYNLYGQVSYPKHHKQSDVPDIYRLAAKTKGVFINPALIEPFGLTLIEAAAYGLPVVATKNGGPVDILRVLDNGQLVDPHDQHAIANALLKLVSDKQLWSRCRENGLKNIHLFSWPEHCRTYLSRIISCKPRGPQWQNNDDKLDKSESDSPGDSLRDIQDISLNLKFTLDGEKSEGNATFLEENADDAKSNVENTVLTLAKGVLRGIAKGTSTEKANEDIGAGDFSTFRRRKWIYVIAVDCDATADYIDIIKRIMEATRKENAAGFILSTALTILEVHSLLTSGGLNLTDFDAFICSSGSDLLYPSSSSDDGPSGLPFVIDLDYRSHIEYRWGGEGLRKTLVRWAASINDKKNGENIVAEDESGSSSYCFSFKVEDHDLIPPVKELRKLMRIQALRCHVVCCQNGRKLNVIPVLASRVQALRYLFVRWGMDLSKFVVFVGECGDTDYEGLIGGVHKTVILRGLGCESRKLHAHRGYPLEHVVPYDSPNVVEAEGSDVNSITEALAKLGVTRT; encoded by the exons ATGGCGGGGAACGAGTGGGTGAACAGCTACCTGGAGGCCATCCTCGACGTCGGCCCGGCGCTCGACGACCCCAAGTCGTCGTCGCTGCTGCTGAGGGAGAGGGGCCGCTTCAGCCCCACCCGCTACTTCGTCGAGCAGGTCATTACCGGCTTCGACGAGACCGACCTCCACCGCTCCTGGCTCCGG GCCGCGGCGACCCGGAGCCCGCAGGAGAGGAACACGAGGTTGGAGAACATGTGCTGGAGGATATGGAATCTCGCTCGCAAGAAAAAGCAG ctTGAGGGAGAGGAAGCTCAACGCATCGCTAAGCGGCGTCTTGAACATGAAAGAGGTCGTAGAGAGGCAACAGCCGACATGTCCGAAGATTTGTCATCAGAAGGCGAAAAAGGGGATTCGGCAACTGATATCTCGTCTCAAGGTGGAGAGAGGATGCCTAGAACCGGCTCTGTTGATATCATGGACAAATGGGCTAGCAGACAGAAGGACTGCAAGCTTTACCTTGTCCTAATAAG CCTTCATGGCTTGGTACGTGGAGAAAACCTGGAGCTTGGCCGTGATTCTGATACCGGTGGGCAG GTTAAATATGTGGTGGAGCTTGCGAGGGCACTAGGCACAATACCAGGAGTTTATCGGGTCGATCTGCTGACAAGGCAAATATCAGCTCCGGATGTCGACTGGAGTTATGGGGAACCGACAGAGATGCTGAGGACAAGAAACTCTGAATTTCCACTTCAGGAAATTGGCGAAAGCAGTGGGTCATATATCATCCGAATACCTTGCGGCCCTAGAAACAAATATGTACAAAAAGAACTTCTCTGGCCTCACATTCCTGAATTTGTTGATGGTGCACTGAGTCACATCACACAGATGTCCAAAGTGCTGGGTGAACAAATTGGTGGTGGCCGACCAGTTTGGCCTGCGGCTATTCATGGGCATTACGCAGATGCAGGTGATGCTGCTGCTCTTCTTTCTGGAGCTCTAAATGTACCCATGCTTTTTACCGGTCACTCACTTGGGCGTGACAAGCTCGAACAGCTATTGAAGCAAGGAAGACTGGCAGAGGAAATAAATACAGCATATAAAATAAGGCGCCGGATTGAAGCCGAGGAGCTTTCTCTTGACACTTCAGAAATCATCATTACTAGCACAAGGCAGGAAATAGAACAGCAGTGGCGCTTGTATGATGGCTTTGATCCAGTATTAGAGCGAAAACTAAGAGCAAGGATTAAAAGGGGTGTCAGCTGTCATGGAAGATATATGCCGCGCTTTGTG GTAATTCCTCCTGGAATGGAATTTCGTAATATCGTTCCCCATGATGGTGATATGAATGGGGAAGTGGAAAAGAACCCCCCAATTTGGCCTGAG ATAATGAGATTCTTTTCGAATCCTCGCAAACCCATGATACTTGCTCTTGCCAGGCCAGACCCCAAAAAGAACATCACCACTTTAGTTAAAGCATATGGAGAATGTCACCAACTAAGAGAGCTTGCTAACCTT ACTCTAATTATGGGGAACCGTGATGACCTTGATGAAATGTCTACCACAAATGCAGCTGTTCTTCTCTCCATTCTTAAGCTAATCGACAAATATAATCTATATGGCCAAGTATCGTATCCAAAGCACCATAAGCAATCTGATGTTCCTGACATTTACCGTTTAGCCGCAAAAACAAAG GGGGTCTTCATCAACCCTGCTTTAATTGAGCCATTTGGCCTCACTTTGATTGAG GCAGCTGCTTATGGTTTACCTGTTGTTGCCACCAAAAATGGTGGTCCTGTTGATATTCTTCGG GTTCTGGACAATGGACAACTTGTTGATCCCCATGATCAGCATGCAATAGCCAATGCTCTTCTTAAGCTAGTTTCAGATAAGCAGCTATGGTCAAGATGTAGGGAGAATGGACTTAAGAACATTCATCTTTTCTCATGGCCAGAGCATTGTAGGACATACTTATCTCGCATAATTAGTTGCAAACCAAGAGGGCCACAGTGGCAGAATAATGATGACAAGTTAGAtaaatcagaatcagattcgCCAGGAGATTCCTTGAGGGATATACAGGACATATCCCTGAATTTGAAATTTACATTGGatggagagaaaagtgaagGGAACGCCACTTTCCTTGAAGAAAATGCTGACGATGCAAAGAGTAATGTGGAGAACACTGTTTTGACGTTGGCAAAGGGTGTATTGAGAGGAATTGCAAAAGGCACGTCAACTGAGAAAGCTAATGAGGATATTGGCGCCGGTGATTTTTCGACATTTAGGAGGAGAAAATGGATATATGTCATTGCTGTGGATTGTGATGCCACTGCAGATTATATTGACATCATTAAGAGGATTATGGAAGCAACAAGGAAGGAAAATGCAGCTGGCTTTATTCTATCGACAGCCTTGACCATATTAGAGGTGCACTCGCTCTTAACATCAGGAGGATTGAACTTGACGGATTTTGATGCGTTCATTTGCAGTAGTGGTAGTGACTTGCTCTATCCATCATCAAGCTCTGACGATGGCCCTTCGGGGCTTCCCTTTGTCATTGACCTTGATTACCGTTCACATATTGAATATCGTTGGGGTGGGGAAGGGCTGAGGAAGACATTGGTACGTTGGGCAGCCTCCATTAATGAcaagaagaatggagaaaacATTGTTGCAGAAGATGAATCAGGATCAAGTTCATATTGCTTTTCATTTAAAGTGGAAGATCATGATCTG ATTCCCCCAGTTAAGGAACTCAGAAAACTGATGAGAATCCAGGCACTTCGTTGCCATGTTGTGTGCTGTCAGAATGGCAGGAAACTCAACGTTATCCCTGTTTTGGCATCTCGAGTTCAAGCTCTAAG GTATCTTTTCGTCCGGTGGGGCATGGATCTGTCGAAGTTCGTCGTGTTCGTAGGAGAATGCGGCGACACGGACTATGAGGGACTGATCGGCGGAGTCCATAAAACCGTGATACTCAGAGGATTAGGCTGTGAATCTCGTAAGTTGCACGCTCATAGGGGTTACCCTCTCGAGCATGTCGTTCCATACGACAGTCCCAACGTCGTAGAGGCCGAAGGATCTGATGTCAACAGCATTACGGAAGCATTAGCCAAATTAGGAGTGACGAGGACGTAG